In the genome of Candidatus Goldiibacteriota bacterium HGW-Goldbacteria-1, one region contains:
- a CDS encoding histidine kinase — protein MEIETLTKISKTIVSGQYLEEILHLVATLTAQMTDSKICSIMLVDEEKQELKIIATQSLSKEYRDKNPLKVGEGISGYAVQTKKPIAVYDIQVEPRYFYKEIMKKEGMKSMLAVPMEVRGKVIGVIDVYTVVKHKYTAEEISILSAVANQAAISIDNMNLKEEALMAKEALETRKLIERAKGVLMKNGKLTEDQAHKAIHKKSMDSRKSMKEIAEAILLASEMQK, from the coding sequence ATGGAAATAGAGACGCTTACCAAAATAAGCAAAACAATAGTATCGGGGCAGTATCTTGAAGAGATACTTCACCTTGTGGCCACATTAACCGCGCAGATGACGGATTCCAAGATTTGTTCCATAATGCTTGTGGATGAAGAAAAACAGGAGCTTAAGATAATAGCCACCCAGTCGCTTAGCAAAGAGTACAGGGATAAAAATCCGCTTAAAGTGGGCGAAGGAATATCCGGCTACGCTGTTCAGACAAAAAAGCCTATAGCCGTGTATGATATACAGGTTGAACCAAGGTATTTTTATAAGGAAATAATGAAAAAAGAGGGCATGAAATCAATGCTTGCAGTACCTATGGAAGTCCGCGGCAAGGTTATAGGGGTTATTGATGTTTACACCGTGGTTAAACACAAATATACGGCTGAAGAAATAAGCATATTAAGCGCGGTTGCCAACCAGGCGGCTATAAGCATTGATAATATGAACTTAAAGGAAGAAGCGTTAATGGCAAAAGAGGCGCTTGAAACCCGCAAGCTGATAGAACGCGCCAAGGGTGTTCTGATGAAAAACGGGAAGTTAACGGAAGATCAGGCACACAAAGCCATACATAAAAAGTCAATGGACTCCCGCAAGAGCATGAAAGAAATCGCCGAAGCCATCCTTCTGGCCTCGGAAATGCAGAAGTGA
- a CDS encoding NADP-specific glutamate dehydrogenase, giving the protein MSYVQNVIEIVKKRNPNEPEFLQAVTEVLESLEPVIAKNKKYEDHNILERIVEPERQIIFRVPWVDDKGNVRVNRGFRFQFNSALGPYKGGIRLHPSVNASILKFLGFEQVFKNSLTTLPMGGAKGGSDFDPKGKSDNEVMRFVQSFMTELFRHIGPDTDVPAGDIGTGGREIGYMFGQYKRLANEFTGVLTGKNLKWGGSLIRPEATGYGCVYFAEEMLKTKNDSIKGKTCLVSGSGNVAQYTVEKINDLGGKAVTLSDSDGTIYDKDGITAEKLAFVMELKNVKRGRIKEYADKYKCEFFAGKRPWGIKADCAFPSATQNEVDVNDAKALIANGCKLVSEGANMPSTPEAIEVYLSNKILYGPGKAANAGGVATSGLEMSQNSLRLSWTREEVDVRLHNIMIAIHKQCIDASTQYGQPGNYVMGANIAGFVKVADSMIEQGVV; this is encoded by the coding sequence ATGTCATACGTACAGAATGTTATTGAAATAGTAAAAAAACGCAATCCCAACGAACCGGAATTTTTACAGGCGGTAACAGAAGTTCTTGAATCGCTTGAACCTGTAATTGCAAAGAACAAGAAATATGAAGACCACAACATACTTGAAAGAATTGTAGAACCGGAAAGACAGATAATATTCAGGGTGCCATGGGTTGATGATAAAGGAAACGTACGCGTTAACCGCGGTTTCCGTTTTCAGTTTAACAGCGCTCTTGGGCCATACAAAGGCGGAATCCGCTTACATCCTTCAGTAAACGCTTCCATCCTTAAATTTTTAGGTTTTGAACAGGTATTCAAAAACTCGCTTACCACTTTGCCGATGGGCGGAGCCAAAGGCGGTTCTGATTTTGATCCCAAAGGCAAATCGGATAATGAAGTAATGCGTTTTGTACAGTCCTTTATGACGGAACTTTTCCGCCACATCGGGCCGGACACAGACGTTCCCGCAGGCGACATTGGAACAGGCGGACGTGAAATTGGTTATATGTTTGGACAGTACAAAAGGCTTGCCAATGAATTCACAGGCGTGCTTACAGGCAAAAACTTAAAATGGGGCGGCTCTTTAATACGCCCTGAAGCAACCGGATACGGCTGCGTTTATTTCGCGGAAGAAATGCTTAAGACAAAGAATGATTCCATTAAAGGCAAGACCTGCCTTGTTTCCGGTTCCGGCAACGTGGCGCAGTACACAGTAGAAAAAATTAATGATCTTGGCGGCAAGGCCGTAACGCTTTCTGATTCGGACGGCACAATTTATGACAAAGACGGAATCACGGCGGAAAAACTTGCGTTTGTTATGGAACTTAAGAATGTAAAACGCGGACGTATCAAAGAATACGCTGATAAGTACAAATGCGAATTTTTCGCGGGCAAAAGGCCGTGGGGAATTAAAGCGGACTGTGCTTTCCCAAGCGCGACACAGAACGAAGTTGATGTAAATGACGCGAAGGCCCTTATTGCCAACGGCTGCAAACTTGTAAGCGAAGGCGCGAACATGCCTTCCACACCGGAAGCAATTGAAGTTTATCTGTCAAACAAGATTCTTTACGGGCCGGGAAAAGCCGCAAACGCGGGCGGAGTTGCAACATCCGGCCTTGAAATGAGCCAGAATTCGCTCAGGCTTTCATGGACACGCGAAGAAGTAGACGTTAGGCTCCACAACATAATGATTGCTATTCACAAACAGTGCATTGACGCTTCCACACAGTACGGCCAGCCCGGTAACTACGTAATGGGCGCAAACATAGCCGGATTCGTAAAAGTGGCGGATTCAATGATAGAGCAGGGTGTAGTTTAG
- a CDS encoding ferredoxin-NADP reductase, which produces MYKIVEKKALTKDIKMLAVEAPDVVFNAKAGNFFVVIPDEKGERIPLTIYDWNKETGVLYMIFQEIGLSTVKLGKLNVGDNIYAVAGPFGKHFHSKKYGKVAVVGGGVGVPAIFPIARQLKEDGNKVSSIIGYRTKDLVILEEEMKSVSDELLLATNDGSAGQKGFVTDILKNLIESDNRPDLVVAVGPVVMMKAVSDLTKNYNLPTVVSLNAMMVDATGMCGGCRVTVGGEVKFACVDGPDFDGHKVDFNQLTSRLAAYKDEEKTSADHHCRLDNGIKEAFDGRK; this is translated from the coding sequence ATGTATAAAATTGTTGAAAAAAAAGCACTGACTAAAGATATTAAAATGCTGGCGGTTGAAGCGCCGGATGTGGTTTTTAACGCCAAAGCGGGCAACTTTTTTGTTGTTATTCCGGATGAAAAAGGCGAAAGAATTCCGCTTACAATTTATGACTGGAATAAAGAAACAGGGGTCTTATACATGATTTTCCAGGAAATAGGGTTATCAACCGTGAAACTTGGAAAATTAAATGTCGGCGATAATATTTACGCGGTGGCCGGGCCGTTTGGAAAGCACTTTCATTCAAAAAAATACGGAAAAGTGGCAGTGGTAGGCGGAGGGGTGGGCGTGCCCGCAATTTTTCCGATAGCGCGTCAGTTAAAAGAGGACGGCAATAAAGTCTCTTCTATTATAGGATACAGGACAAAAGACCTTGTGATACTTGAAGAAGAAATGAAGTCGGTTTCTGATGAACTTCTGCTTGCTACAAATGACGGTTCTGCCGGGCAGAAAGGCTTTGTTACCGATATTCTTAAAAATTTAATTGAAAGCGATAACAGGCCGGACCTTGTGGTGGCAGTAGGCCCCGTGGTCATGATGAAAGCGGTGTCTGACCTTACAAAAAATTACAATCTTCCCACTGTGGTCAGCTTAAACGCCATGATGGTTGATGCAACCGGAATGTGCGGCGGATGCAGGGTGACGGTAGGCGGGGAAGTTAAATTCGCGTGTGTGGACGGGCCGGATTTTGACGGGCATAAAGTTGATTTCAACCAGCTGACAAGCAGGCTTGCGGCTTATAAAGATGAAGAAAAAACATCGGCAGATCACCACTGCAGGCTTGATAATGGTATTAAGGAGGCTTTCGATGGCAGAAAATAA
- the gltA gene encoding glutamate synthase (NADPH), homotetrameric, with protein sequence MAENNVPKAKRPRIKVRQQESADRIKNFNEVPFGYNEEEAIEEANRCLQCKNPTCISGCPVNINIKEFIRQITIKDFKGAIDTIKLDSSLPAVCGRVCPQEEQCEHACVMLKTKNPINIGALERFAADWETQNTKPVPASINKIKDKDGNPIKIAIAGAGPAGLTVAGDLAKMGYSPVVFEAMHLAGGVLIYGIPEFRLPKAIVQGEVDYLKSLGVEFKLNVVVGKSYTVEDVFKLGYKALFVGVGAGTPMFLGIPGEQAKGVYSANEFLTRINAMKAYRFPEYDTPVKLGKKVAVVGAGNVAMDAARWSLRLPGVEEVYIVYRRSEDEMPARIEEKERAKEEGIIFKLLTNPIAVMENEQGWVKSLKCIKMELGEPDESGRRKPVAVAGSDFEIEVDTVISALGTKANKLMTSDIAGLKLNKWGYIEADPETGATSLPGIFAGGDISTGSSTVIAAMGAGKKAAKGIDAFIKETVLKN encoded by the coding sequence ATGGCAGAAAATAATGTTCCAAAAGCTAAAAGGCCGCGCATCAAAGTAAGGCAGCAGGAATCCGCGGACAGGATAAAGAATTTTAACGAAGTGCCTTTTGGTTATAACGAAGAAGAAGCAATTGAAGAGGCGAACCGCTGCCTTCAGTGCAAGAACCCCACCTGTATTTCCGGTTGCCCGGTAAATATTAATATCAAGGAATTTATCAGGCAGATTACCATAAAGGATTTTAAGGGTGCAATTGATACCATAAAATTAGATTCCAGCCTGCCTGCTGTATGCGGAAGGGTTTGCCCGCAGGAAGAACAGTGCGAACACGCCTGCGTTATGCTTAAGACCAAAAATCCCATTAATATCGGCGCGCTGGAACGTTTTGCGGCAGACTGGGAAACACAGAATACAAAACCTGTGCCTGCGTCAATTAATAAAATTAAGGATAAAGACGGCAATCCAATTAAAATAGCCATTGCAGGCGCCGGGCCAGCCGGATTGACCGTAGCAGGGGACCTTGCAAAAATGGGTTATTCTCCTGTAGTGTTTGAAGCCATGCATCTTGCGGGCGGTGTTTTAATTTATGGTATTCCTGAATTCCGCCTGCCAAAGGCAATAGTTCAGGGCGAAGTGGATTATTTAAAGAGCCTGGGCGTTGAATTTAAATTGAACGTGGTGGTTGGAAAATCTTATACGGTTGAAGATGTATTTAAACTTGGATACAAAGCTCTTTTTGTCGGTGTAGGCGCAGGAACACCCATGTTTCTTGGGATTCCCGGCGAACAGGCAAAAGGTGTGTATTCGGCAAATGAATTTTTAACAAGAATAAACGCGATGAAAGCATACAGGTTTCCGGAATATGATACACCTGTTAAACTTGGAAAAAAAGTGGCGGTAGTGGGCGCCGGCAACGTGGCAATGGACGCGGCAAGATGGTCTTTAAGGCTGCCCGGTGTTGAAGAAGTTTACATAGTTTACAGGCGGTCAGAAGATGAAATGCCCGCAAGGATAGAAGAAAAAGAACGCGCAAAAGAGGAAGGCATTATCTTTAAACTTTTAACTAACCCGATAGCTGTCATGGAAAATGAACAGGGTTGGGTGAAATCCTTAAAATGCATAAAAATGGAGCTTGGCGAACCGGATGAATCGGGCAGAAGAAAACCGGTTGCTGTCGCGGGCTCTGATTTTGAAATAGAAGTGGATACCGTAATATCCGCGCTTGGAACCAAAGCAAATAAACTTATGACTTCTGATATTGCGGGGCTTAAACTTAATAAATGGGGATATATTGAAGCTGATCCGGAAACGGGCGCTACTTCGCTTCCCGGAATATTTGCAGGCGGAGATATTTCCACAGGGTCTTCAACTGTAATTGCGGCTATGGGCGCGGGAAAGAAAGCGGCAAAAGGGATAGATGCTTTTATCAAAGAAACGGTTTTAAAAAACTGA
- a CDS encoding thioredoxin: MKNRKVLLCLMAAVLSVMFFACTKAPEKYKVTIIEKFDSHCGSCTLMNPIIAQVEKKYKGQVKVIKYDLGIPEDYEASKKYNIDRIPAFIFLDEDGNEFFRNAGVMDLVQIENQLKLKGVTVK; this comes from the coding sequence ATGAAAAATAGAAAAGTATTGCTTTGCTTAATGGCGGCGGTATTATCGGTTATGTTCTTTGCGTGTACAAAAGCGCCGGAAAAATATAAAGTTACAATAATAGAAAAGTTTGATTCGCACTGCGGCTCGTGCACCCTTATGAACCCTATAATCGCGCAGGTGGAAAAAAAGTATAAAGGGCAGGTTAAGGTTATTAAATACGACCTTGGCATCCCCGAAGATTATGAGGCTTCAAAGAAGTATAATATTGACAGGATACCGGCGTTTATATTTCTTGATGAGGATGGCAATGAATTTTTCAGAAATGCCGGGGTAATGGACCTTGTTCAGATAGAAAATCAGCTAAAGCTTAAGGGTGTAACCGTAAAATGA